Proteins encoded by one window of Bacillota bacterium:
- a CDS encoding creatininase family protein, translating into MSRYVELARATWTEVAALEPERTVVCLAAGPMEEHGPHLPLGTDVFNAEAMQRRLAARLLEAGYDVLLCPTLPYGTAPLARDFPGSVSIRREHLAGFVTDLLTSFAHHGFRSLVVTSCHLDPPFIRALDEACRNVNEAEDARALHGYEALVLRDLAGGDPVALWGEAAAGDSHAGMIEASYLLAVAPELVRLDEARRLPPVPAPFSRLRQLRSFRELGEGLGYTGRPAAASRAAGDLWWSRYEPVYSEAVLRHLRGEDVSPLLAWAG; encoded by the coding sequence ATGAGCCGGTACGTCGAGCTGGCGCGCGCCACCTGGACGGAGGTGGCGGCGCTGGAGCCGGAGCGGACCGTGGTCTGCCTGGCGGCGGGGCCGATGGAGGAGCACGGGCCGCACCTGCCGCTGGGGACGGATGTCTTCAACGCCGAGGCCATGCAGCGGAGGCTGGCGGCACGCCTGCTGGAGGCGGGCTACGACGTCCTCCTCTGCCCGACGCTTCCCTACGGGACGGCGCCGTTGGCGCGCGACTTCCCCGGCTCGGTCTCCATCCGGCGCGAGCATCTGGCCGGCTTCGTCACGGATCTCCTCACCTCCTTCGCGCACCACGGCTTCCGCTCGCTGGTGGTGACCAGCTGCCACCTGGACCCGCCCTTTATCCGCGCCCTGGACGAGGCCTGCCGGAACGTCAACGAGGCTGAGGACGCGCGTGCGCTGCACGGCTACGAGGCGCTGGTACTGCGCGACCTGGCCGGCGGCGACCCGGTCGCCCTCTGGGGAGAGGCGGCCGCGGGCGACTCGCACGCCGGCATGATCGAGGCCAGCTACCTCCTGGCCGTGGCGCCCGAATTGGTCCGGCTCGACGAGGCGCGCCGCCTGCCGCCCGTTCCGGCGCCTTTCTCCCGTCTCCGCCAGCTCCGCTCCTTCCGCGAGCTGGGCGAAGGGCTGGGCTATACCGGGCGGCCGGCTGCTGCCAGCCGCGCGGCGGGCGACCTCTGGTGGAGTCGCTACGAGCCGGTCTACAGCGAGGCCGTCCTGCGCCACCTGCGCGGCGAGGATGTCTCCCCGCTTCTGGCCTGGGCGGGATAG
- the rpoD gene encoding RNA polymerase sigma factor RpoD: MAEKEIVQAADVRALLERAKDRGHITYREVSDGLQESGLTPSQIDDVYQALSDLGVEVIDEGEEEPQEDLEGLEEAADLAQAVAGEETPADTKPGELAGDEELESPDGVAIDDPVRMYLKEIGRVPLLTAQQEIELAKRIEAGDEEARRQLAEANLRLVVSIAKRYVGRGMLFLDLIQEGNLGLLKAVEKYDWRKGYKFSTYATWWIRQAITRAIADQARTIRIPVHMVETINKLVRVQRQLLQELGRDPTPEEIGEAMGIDADRVREIQKIAQEPVSLETPIGEEEDSHLGDFIEDEDAPAPAEAASYSLLKQQLEEVLHTLTEREQEVLRLRFGLDDGRPRTLEEVGQVFGVTRERIRQIEAKALRKLRHPSRSKKLKDYLE, encoded by the coding sequence ATGGCTGAGAAGGAGATCGTGCAGGCGGCGGACGTCCGGGCACTCCTGGAGAGGGCCAAGGACCGCGGCCACATCACCTACCGCGAGGTGAGCGACGGCCTGCAGGAGAGCGGCCTGACGCCCAGCCAGATCGACGACGTCTACCAGGCGCTCTCCGACCTGGGCGTCGAGGTCATCGACGAGGGCGAGGAGGAGCCGCAGGAGGACCTGGAAGGCCTGGAGGAGGCCGCCGACCTGGCGCAGGCGGTGGCCGGCGAGGAGACGCCGGCCGACACCAAGCCGGGCGAGCTGGCCGGCGACGAGGAGCTGGAGTCGCCGGACGGCGTGGCCATCGACGATCCCGTCCGCATGTATCTCAAGGAGATCGGACGGGTCCCGCTCCTCACCGCACAGCAGGAGATCGAGTTGGCCAAGCGCATCGAGGCCGGCGACGAGGAGGCGCGGCGCCAGCTGGCCGAGGCCAACCTGCGCCTGGTGGTCAGCATCGCCAAGCGGTACGTCGGGCGCGGCATGCTCTTCCTGGACCTGATCCAGGAGGGGAACCTGGGCCTGCTCAAGGCGGTGGAGAAGTACGACTGGCGCAAGGGCTACAAGTTCAGCACCTACGCCACCTGGTGGATCCGCCAGGCGATCACCCGGGCCATCGCGGACCAGGCGCGGACGATCCGCATCCCGGTGCACATGGTGGAGACCATCAACAAGCTGGTCCGCGTCCAGCGCCAGCTGCTCCAGGAGCTGGGGCGCGATCCGACGCCGGAGGAGATCGGCGAGGCCATGGGCATCGACGCCGATCGCGTGCGCGAGATTCAGAAGATCGCCCAGGAGCCGGTCTCGCTGGAGACGCCGATCGGCGAGGAAGAGGATTCGCACCTCGGCGACTTCATCGAGGACGAGGACGCGCCCGCTCCCGCGGAGGCGGCCAGCTACAGCCTCCTCAAGCAGCAGCTCGAGGAGGTGCTGCACACGCTGACCGAGCGGGAGCAGGAGGTACTCCGCCTCCGCTTCGGATTGGACGACGGCCGCCCGCGGACGCTGGAGGAGGTGGGCCAGGTCTTCGGCGTGACGCGCGAGCGCATCCGGCAGATCGAGGCCAAGGCGCTGCGCAAGCTGCGCCACCCCAGCCGTTCCAAGAAGCTGAAGGACTACCTGGAGTGA